The DNA sequence TAAAACGGGTGATACCACGGGGGAATCGATTGGCAGTATGCGTCTTAATTTAATTGATTGGCAAGACAGGCGCAGTGCAACGGACATTATTGCTGATCTACTTGATCGTACAAAAAATCTTCCGGGTATTGAAATTGAGATAACAAAAGATCAGGCCGGCCCACCGGGCGGTAAGGCCTTACAAATTGAAATAGGCTCAAGGTACCCGGAACTGTTACAGGAAAATGCCGATAAAATTCGCCATGCGCTGCAGGAAAAACCGTATTTTGTCAATATTGAAGATGATGGTGAAAAACCCGGTATTGAATGGCAATTTATCATTAATCGTGCTGATGCAGCACGTTATGGGGCTGATGCTACTCTGCTGGGAAGTGGCGTGCAGTTCTTAACCAATGGGTTAATGCTCGGGAGCTACCGTCCCGATGACGTTGATGACGAGTTAGATATTCGGGTCCGTTACCCTGAGAATGAAAGGACCTTAAGTAAACTTTCAGCACTGCGTTTGCAGACTCGTGCAGGGCAGGTGCCGGTCAGTCATTTTGTGGCGCTTATCCCATCCGTAAAACAATCCTCAATAAAAAAAGTGGATAGCCGTATTGTGATGACGGTCAGTGCAGATATGGCTGAAGGTTATAACTTAAGTCTTATCTTACCAGAGCTTGAAAAAGAGTTACTGGGCTTAGCGCTGGATCCTCGCATTAGTTTGAAAGTGCGTGGAGAAAATGAAGATCAGCAGGAAGCCGCCGCGTTTTTAAAAAATGCTTTTATGGTTGCACTGGCGGTGATGGCCCTGATTTTAATACTGCAATTTAACTCTTTTTATCAAGCTTTTTTAATTTTGAGCGCCGTTGTTTTTTCAACCACAGGGGTCTTTTTCGGGTTGTTTTTAAGCCAAAGTGCTTTTGGCATAGTAATGTCAGGCATTGGTGTTATTGCTCTGGCGGGGATAGTGGTCAACAATAATATTGTGTTAATTGATACTTATAATGTTTTAAAAAACACTGGGGAAACCACTGAGAATACAATCTTAAGGACCGGGGCACAGCGTATCAGGCCAGTGTTACTGACCACTGTCACCACTATTTTTGGCTTAATTCCCATGGTTTTAAAAGTTAATCTTGATTTTTTTACACGCAGTATTGAATTTGGTGCACCTTCTACTCAATGGTGGGCTCAACTGGCGACTGCGATTGCGGGAGGGTTGACCTTTGCAACCTTATTGACCCTTGTTTTGACACCTTGTTTATTAATGATTGGTGTTAATTCATCAGCATATTTTAAGCGCCATACAACAAAAAAACAGTAGTTCTTTCTACTCTTATTTATCTTTAAAGTAACTTAAATTAGTCCAAATAAAGCAAAATAAAATCAACTAACTCAGTCCTTAAGCCTGTTTGGGTATATAATGTGCCATTTTTTATGAAATGGAGAATAATAAGTGGATAATCAAAGATGTTAGAACAATTTATCTATATTGCAGATATGATTGGCGTTATCTCCTGTGCTATTTCAGGTGTGCTGGTAGCAACTAGGTTACGTATGGATCCCGTTGGTATTATTGTGCTTGCAGCCGTGACCGGGATAGGTGGCGGCACACTTCGGGATATGATGATGGGAGCAACGCCAGTTTTTTGGATTGTTGATAATAATTATACTTATGTGATTACAATAACGGCTATTTTAACTGTTTTCTGGTTAAAACATATTCATCGATCCCCGCCTTATCTATTAATGATATTAGATGCGTTTGGACTGGCAATCTTCACTATTGTGGGTGCTCAAAAAGCATTAGCGTTAGGTTTTAGCGGACCTGTCGCTATTGCTATGGGGTGTATAACCGGGGTTGTGGGCGGTATGATTCGGGATCTGTTAAGCGGTCAAATACCCTTTGTGTTACAAAAAGAGATCTATGCAACAGCCTCTGTTCTGGGTGGAGTATTATTTGTATTATGCAGCTATCTTGAATTTACACCCATTTTAGCGATGAGCATCGCAATCAGCGGGACCTTATCACTACGCTTGAGTGCTATCTATTGGCACCTTTCCCTGCCCGTCTTTGCGTCGGACCGGGAAGCCTAATTAATAAGGTTTTATAAGAATGAGAGGGTAAGCTATTAGTTAACCAGTGGGTATTGTAATTGCTCCCATAAAACCATATGCCCGGTTAAGTCAATGAGTTTTGTAAAGCCCAGTGCCTGTAAAGTCCTTGCTGCCATGTCTGCACGCCTTCCAGAGTGGCAATAAAGAATCACTTGTTGGTCTTTATAAGCAATTATTTTGTCCTGCTCTTTGCGTAA is a window from the Psychromonas ingrahamii 37 genome containing:
- a CDS encoding trimeric intracellular cation channel family protein; its protein translation is MLEQFIYIADMIGVISCAISGVLVATRLRMDPVGIIVLAAVTGIGGGTLRDMMMGATPVFWIVDNNYTYVITITAILTVFWLKHIHRSPPYLLMILDAFGLAIFTIVGAQKALALGFSGPVAIAMGCITGVVGGMIRDLLSGQIPFVLQKEIYATASVLGGVLFVLCSYLEFTPILAMSIAISGTLSLRLSAIYWHLSLPVFASDREA